CCAAGTTGGTTTTTTGTTCTGAAAATGAAGCACCAAAGTAGTCAACTAAAAAGCCCACACTATCATCCTTAATAACCACCAACACCTGGACAAAGAGCATTGTCTTTTTCTGTGTTAACTAGCATTTCATTCAAATTCCTTATCTTATAGATTACATATATAGTATCGCACTAGTACTTCtacaaaatatacaaagaagTATATACATTATACAGACTGTCAAAACTTTTAAATGACGTAGTACTAAAAATGTCTCTTTAGATTTGTAatatctaatctaatctaaacCATGAAATAGATCCATTTCAAATAAAGATgatcattttctattttcattacATTAGTAAAGAAAACCATCGAAAAAGtatccaaattttaaatttgagaaataAACATCTTTAATTGCcagaatgtgtgtgtgtgtgtgtctctctctctgtgttatAGATATGTAAAGATATGAGGCAATCCAATCAGATTACAGAATTTGacataacccaaaaacacaaaagcttGGAGACCCAGTAGAAATAAGCCAAGAACTAGTAGAAAAATTTATGTTTCAACTTCAAACCGTACAATTTTATGACATTCCCATGAACAAAAGAAACCACAGGAACACAGACATTGCTAGATCTCCGTCTCCCATATGGATAAGCCACCAAAAATGAGCTACCTATTACAGATCAGCCATTGACATGGTCCAAACAATCTAGATCCAGATCAAAATCACATGATCAGTTGTCAGAAATTCAAATACCATGCAATTCATGTCATGCCAACCTATATACATATAGATATTCTCGATCTGGGTCTAATacaaatatattcatatatagaaagaaagagaaaaaagaagatcaAAATCTAGAGAGTATTGGAAAGGAAATGAAgaaaagctgagagagaagagtgtaTAGACCTTGTAAGAACCATCGTCTTGGAGCTTGCCTAGCCTCTTGATTTCTTCTTTCAGTCGctcaacttcttcttctacGTTCATggtttctgtgtttttttttttttcaaaatatttttgctctctgattatttttttgagatttatttatttatttatacactATTATGATTTATGAGTGATGCAACAAACCGTGGTAGATTGGTCTACGAGGAAGGGGTTGTGGCCTATATTTGTTGGATTGGATTTTGTGCCAAATCTAGATAATCAGATTTATATTTGTCTATGTtactttcctttccttttgaAGTAATGCCATATTGCCCATATATACATCTCCCTACTatttataacaattttacagagtgttgttgttgtcaaattttataagtttttatctaattttacttataatatcacttttttatttactaataaccGTTCACCATATCaacaatttatgaaaaatattataaaatagctTGTAActctaaaattttcattttcaaaatacgATAAACAACCAAAACCAATAATATAGTTTGGGATATTAGGTTGAAATGggataaaagatattttaaagAACACTTCATTAATTCGGTCTTTCGAAGTTTATTGGAGATGGCGTTGATCgtgggtttcaattagctcaactagtaaagtttctgatgtttgaataagagatctgaggttcaatctccgtttacactaaaaatcgattggtgtcttgatttgatgataaagagttattatcatgAGCAAATACCATATGTTGAAactttctttctaaaaaaaatgataaaactatCCTTGAGATTGGTGAGATGACAAAAACTATCCTTGCCCAATCACTGCTTTTTAAGGCAAGGAAAACTTGTGCAGGACAGAGTAGGTCGAGTATATAAAAACCTCTCCTTTTCAAATAAGATCTTAGAATGATAAAAACttctcattttgaaaaaaaatttctcaaaaaaagaaaagtgaaatgaAAAAGATCCTGGTCCCGAAGATTTACTCAATCATGAAAGTAAAGTTTATTTTAAGGGTTATTATTATCCATAATAATATTGTAATGCATATACAAAACTATTAAACTCTACAATTATAAATCTAACGCAGAAATAATGTGCAATATATATCTATCCTTCTTTATAAATACCAACTTCATATattttgagaataatttctGCATATATTTTCTAAATGCTTAATGAAAAGGAGAGGCTCAAAAAGAGTATTCCAGCCAGTTGGATATGCATTCATTGCCTCACAAATTTCATTTCCTCTCTAAAATTCTTGCTACAAATTACAGTGTATTCTAAGAGATGCTGTAGCTGGGTTGATACAAGGATATACTGATGTGACTATGGGATGTGGATCTTTCCTGTCTTTGGAATTTGTTCTAGGATACTCCTTCAATGGCATGGACACCACCACCAAGGGAAATCTAAGCATCTTTTTAGTTCCTTCGAAAATAATTTATGATATACTTGGGATTACTTAGATTCCATTCCACACACACCAAGTTATTACAGAGAAGAATCCCATGAGGGTGACTCTGTGATAGAGACTAGAGGTTTTGAAACAAGAATTTTATAGATATCATAAAACCTTAAGAACTACTAAACTAACCCATTGGGGTTcaacaaaattaacaataatttgAGATTACAAGAGACATtgttaataacaaaataactaGTTATTAACAAAGTCTCTTTTGTCATGTAAtactaaatatcaaattatcgTTATTTGAAAGGACAGAGTTGAGCGGTGATCATTAACATTCATAAATGTAGATTGTTCAATCTCCAGATATAACAACAAATTGGACAAATtgcccaaaacaaaaataaaaaaatcacttttgaAAGCAATCATCTTAATCAATCTATCCAAAAAATTGATCTTCTACTTAATTGACAACTCATGGGACCTTACAGTCTTTCTTGTCTTATACATAAACAAAATACTGGggaacaaaaaagaataattgaGTACTCAGGAAAGTGCTGTTCCATTGCAGCTGGAGTTGTGCAAGGATGTACCAGTCACATTCCCCtaataccacaacaacaacaaagccttaagTTCCAAATTTTAGATTTGGCTATGAATCCTGGACAGATTTAATTGGGTTGCCAAATGAATTCTTTtccaccattttattttgtccAAAGTCATGCTCTTCATTCTATTCCATCTGAAGTCACATTCCCCACATACTAGCTAGAATACTAGCCAAAATCCTAGTATTGGGCAAAAAGCACTATTTGAGTAGAGCTCAGCTGCTAAGGCTACTAATCTCTagcaataatttaaaaaaaaaatacccgtTTTAGTTTTGGCAATTCAATATTGCCATTGGTTTTAAGCACATGATATGATAGACCTTTAtgcaaaaattaacaaaatattgaaCTCTACAGATACCAAAATCAAAAACAGAAATGTGCAACAAACAATTTCCGAAACTCGTTCAActaattgaaattcatttcATTAACATCATCCTCTACCACTCATTTGTCTCATTTCGTGTTATTCCAATACTAAACACAAACTATCAGCAATAATgaaagaaattttgaataagcaaaaaaaaaaaaaagaagagatgcATACCATTTAACAAAGTCGATTTCGTGACATTGAAATCACTACAAGGAGGCCCACATCCTGGTGaatttttggacaaaaattTTATGGGCTTGGGGCAGAAACTAGGAGTTTGTGGTCAGTAAGGGGAACAATTTGATATAAGGTTTTCTGCTGAGGAATTCAAGAACTTTGTGTATCAGTGTATGTCACATAAAACACAATAACATTACACTGTTTGTCTTTACTGGTGGAGTTAGGCCAAGAGAGTAGGCAGAGAATATGGTGGTGCTGTTGATGGAAAGGAGAAAATCTGAAACTGTTAGTGTTAAAACACAATAACATTACACTGTTTGTCTTTACTGGTGGAGTTGGGCCAAGGGAGTAGGCAGAGAATACGGTGGTGCTGTTGAAACTGTTGATGGAAAGGAGAAAAATAGATGAATCTATCACTTGCCcataattttgagaaaatctgaTTCAGTGGCAACCTTGGCAGTGGAAGCTAAAGTAGAGGATAGTTCAATTAATGCAAGAtgtttggttgtgttgtgtGATTGAAAATGTGTTATTTGAGAATTTTCCCTAGATGGCCTATATGGCCATatgaaaaattacaaattttcctatatattttttatataaatataaaataaaaaatttaattcaatattttaaaatattaactCAGAACAACTAAAACTAAcctaaaaataatcaaaatgaaattattaaaaattttaataattaatacgCTTAAAATAAGAGTGCAatggcaaaaataaataaaacaataaacaactatcaataaaacttatatatGTATACGGCTAAAACTTGTTACACACTCTAATTACACACTCTTGTACACACACCTTGTGAAATTGTGATTTTTGAAAATGTGATTTTAGTAATAATTGTTGTGAAATCATATATTAAAAACACAATTCCAGCTTACATGGCATTGTGTGTCTTATACACAGTATGTAACTATCACCACTCTATTCATATgcatacttaaaaaaaaattgaaacctctaaaataacaTTTGAAAAGCTTAAGCCAACAAGTTTGGGCTCAATTATGATTCTTGTTATTAGTATCCAACACGAGGGACAAATTAACCTTGGAAAAGACATGCCTTACTCTAAATACTAAGAAAAACAAACTGAATTGAAATTAACTAACTGCAGGACACTGTATGACCAATATTaccaatacttttatttttttaatttttatatagatatGGTTATGATTCTGATAATTAAGTATACCATGGAGCATGCTTATGAGCTCATTTACAACTCCAAATTCATCATCCAATCATGTCCAAATCATGTTTTGAACTTTTGACATAGTTTCAAGCATTCTGAAACATGACTTTAATGCATATTCCTAATTCCTAAAACTATTCAGTTTTCACTCCTTCAATAAAGATTTCAACTTATCTTAAGATATTCCCAGATTTCGAATAATGAACTTCCAAGTAAATATAATTGGAAAACTTACCCTATCAATTGCagaaacttcatttttctctgtTACTACAATAGCTTTGAATCATTTCTGCCCCACAAGATGCTCGATGAACTTTGACTGTGTGAAGATAAATGAGAAGATAAGCTCATCAGGGAGTTTATGAATTAAATAGTTTATCATAATGAAGACACACAACTAATTGTGTTTTTTCCCCTTCAGAATCACATCCCAATTCCTAActaaattttaaggaaattttaacttgaaaataagctttaagaaaaaaaaataagatactATAGATACTATAAAACCTGAAGCTTAAACACAGATATATCTATTCTTAGAATCTTCCTCACGTCCATTTTGGGCTAGCCTTGACATCATCTAGTCTAAAGCCAATAGTTTAGCTGTATAGGAATCTTAtccgcatatatatatatatgagagcaACTTTCATTCAAAAGATCCTGTAAAAGTACCTCCAATTAGATATTAACTAGCCATATTCAGACTCGTTGACTAGCCTAATTAGTGCTCACATATTTCACTAGATGAAAGTTTCTCTGGAGCTTCAGAGTCATTCTATTTTGGGTATCTCACTGCCTCAGAAAGAAATTCATCTCTCTTTAGATAAGGCTCCTTCTACTCATTGCACAGGTTTGATGACAATTTGTGGTTCCTAGAAGAGACATGATGGCACAAGGAGTTCATAGAAATAGAGAGAACCACTGAATTGAGGATACATCAACCAGCACATGATCATTAGCTTCATCTATGCTAGAATGGTAGACTGATATGGACATAGGAaagtttcaacaaaaaaaaaaaaccatgtaaaAGATAAGATAATCAACTATCTCTGGACATGAAGCACactggttttatttatttatttattttatatgtaaataaaggggggggggggggtggagtTGCGGTTCGAATCGCATACATTTGGCAACATTAAGAATGTCATTACTATCAAGACAAGCTATCACTTGAACCCCTGcattgaaattattaattatgtAATACAATTTTCCAAATCTTCGTACGAAGACTACACCCATGACAAAACTAATGTTTCTCCCGATTTTCAAGGAAGTggaggaaaagagagaagacaACCAACAGACACATCTTAGTAACTATTAGACGACCGAACTATTAGGATTCTCAGAGTATTTGTCGGTTTCCATTGATTATGAAAATTCCAAAACAAATAATATGCTTTACTTAGagagtgaaattttttataccaTTTTCTATACCATTCAAAACAGTTTCATGAGTTTGTCAAAATCTCGCAAGTAATCAAAGTTAAAACAACTTCGCAAAAATGCACAAGAGTGAATTTTTCTGAATGTGCACAAAGTACCATGATTAAAAATTTGATTCAGTGTACATTCAGAATTACCATTCATGAAGCTTCATGAAACACACTCAAAGAGTGAATCCAAAGAACAGAGAACCCAAAAAGTAACCCTTATCATCACCAGCAACCGCACAAATTGAAGCACATCTATTAAGAAAACAGTCACCACTATAATCATCAACCCCTTCCGCCTCCATAGATGCATATAATGAAAGGAGGGAAAGAAACAGCAcatgttagagagagagagagagagagagagagagagagagtttgaatatCACTGAAATTATTCATTCAAACAAATTTCAACACAAGAGTTCTGTAATGGAAAGAAGCCTGTGTCGTACATTACAAACTTCCCTGTAGCCACCAGGCCAcctccataaaaataattagaaaaaacaatgaaaaaatacAGTAATAAACAAGAATGTTGGTCTTAAACTCTAAACTGAAAATTTACAGCTGAATTTTGTGTATAGTTTGCTCCAACCGAAGAAGTGAACTTAAACTTGATGAGCGGCTTTGGGGCAACACATGCAGCAGATAATACATTATAGGATGGTACCGGAAGCTCAAGTTCCTCTTCCCCTCCATCATTCCTGGAGATACTAGAGCAACTTCTCCCTGTATCCACTACTTTCTGTACCCTCTCATTCTCAACCCCTGTTCCTTCCCCAAAACTTTGGGCTTCACCTGTCAATTTCAAATCATCTTCAAGTCTATCATGTTCTTTTGAAGAACCTTGCCGGTACCCTGATGGAGCAGGAACTATATCAGAATTAAGGATCTCAACTGCCGTAGAGCTTGATGAACCACTGACAGAAAATGAAGCTCCCAGACTACTTTGTGAACTACAAACGTTAGAACATCTTGCATTGATTGAACTATCCACTACTTTAGCTTCCACTGCCAAAGATGCATTCTTACTCCCTGCCTTAGAATCAGATTTTTCCAATTTCTGGCCTGACATaggttcttctctttttcttttctttccatcACCAGCTCCAGCAGAACCACCACATTCCCTGCCTAATCTCTTGGGACGGGCAGGCCTAACTCCACCAGGAAAGACAAACAGTGGAACGTTGTTACATTTTATGTGACATACACTAATCCACATCCCAGGCTTTTTAAGGGCATAGATCCCCACAAAGTCCTTGAATTCCTGAATAGCAGAACTTATGTCAAACTGTTCCCCTCCCTGAACACAAACACCTTGTTTCCGCCCCAACCCCATAAAATAACAACGATGGAATTGTTTGGATTTGTCCAGAAATTCACCAGGATGTGGGTGGCACAGTAGCTTCCCTCTCGTATGTATATCAATCTTCGAAGTCAGATGACGAAGCCGAGATTCAACCCATCCTTTCCAATTCACTAAGTCTTCATCATTCTGAGCAGTTATATCTATCTGAAGATAGTTCTTGTATGCTTCAAAGAAATGGTAAGGCTCAAAGAGAGTATTCCAGCCAGTTGCATTTGTATCCATTGCCTCACAAATTTCATTTCCTCTCTGAAATTCTTGCTGCATAATACACAGTGTACTTGAGGAGACATTGTAGCTGGAGTTCATGGATGGATACACCGGCGTGATAATGGGCATTAGATGTTTCTTGTCTCTGAAATTTCTTCTAGGATCCCAAGACTGAAGTGCCAGAGATCCCCCTTCAATGGGACATAGCATAATTGGATTAGGCCACCGCCACTGGCTATAGACCTTAAAAAACCGAGAAACCAACAAACTAGGCAGTGCATTTGGGTACAACTGGCATATACGAGCAACAAGAATGGCCCAGTTTATACCACCAAGAAACCCAGCAATATTGGAATAGATTCCACGCTGTTTAGACCAATATCTTATGCATCTTAGGGTTGTCTGAAAATTCTGGACGTTAGGAACCATATGCAAGATCTTATCAGTAACTCTAGATCCATTGATACTGAGCACACTCTTCTCATCCAAATCCAGCAGCAAAGATGGTAAAGAAATATTCAAGTCTTCAGGTATAGTCCATAACCCCAACTTTGCATAAAGAAGATCAATGGAAACCCCATTGAACTTAAACTTCATGACAGGAACAAAAGCATCAGGGACAGGATGCAACTCTTGCACTTCAGGCAACTCTGCCAGCATCCTATGAAGTTCACCAAAGAAATCTTCTTCCCGAGTAACGTGCCTCGGCCCAACACACAGTGTATCGATATCAGCACCGGGGCCATTCACCCCCAACCGATAAGACCCAAATGTGAAGATGACAGCATTGGCTTTTCCCACCATCTCCTCATTGTACCCTTTAGCCTCAGTAACCTTTTTGACCCATGCTTTCACAATTTGGTCCAACCTCCCCAGAACCTCCTGCCTTTTCACGGCTTCGTCATGACATTCATAGAACTCCACATCCTCCATTAGCTTCTGTAATTCCC
This portion of the Castanea sativa cultivar Marrone di Chiusa Pesio chromosome 7, ASM4071231v1 genome encodes:
- the LOC142644112 gene encoding nuclear poly(A) polymerase 1-like, whose translation is MAMHKSNQLPRNGMWEPISTAQPSELDRSNTRELQKLMEDVEFYECHDEAVKRQEVLGRLDQIVKAWVKKVTEAKGYNEEMVGKANAVIFTFGSYRLGVNGPGADIDTLCVGPRHVTREEDFFGELHRMLAELPEVQELHPVPDAFVPVMKFKFNGVSIDLLYAKLGLWTIPEDLNISLPSLLLDLDEKSVLSINGSRVTDKILHMVPNVQNFQTTLRCIRYWSKQRGIYSNIAGFLGGINWAILVARICQLYPNALPSLLVSRFFKVYSQWRWPNPIMLCPIEGGSLALQSWDPRRNFRDKKHLMPIITPVYPSMNSSYNVSSSTLCIMQQEFQRGNEICEAMDTNATGWNTLFEPYHFFEAYKNYLQIDITAQNDEDLVNWKGWVESRLRHLTSKIDIHTRGKLLCHPHPGEFLDKSKQFHRCYFMGLGRKQGVCVQGGEQFDISSAIQEFKDFVGIYALKKPGMWISVCHIKCNNVPLFVFPGGVRPARPKRLGRECGGSAGAGDGKKRKREEPMSGQKLEKSDSKAGSKNASLAVEAKVVDSSINARCSNVCSSQSSLGASFSVSGSSSSTAVEILNSDIVPAPSGYRQGSSKEHDRLEDDLKLTGEAQSFGEGTGVENERVQKVVDTGRSCSSISRNDGGEEELELPVPSYNVLSAACVAPKPLIKFKFTSSVGANYTQNSAVNFQFRV